Proteins encoded by one window of Puntigrus tetrazona isolate hp1 chromosome 17, ASM1883169v1, whole genome shotgun sequence:
- the LOC122362244 gene encoding type-1A angiotensin II receptor produces the protein MSGVNNSSYWALNCTNPRDLALPLVPYMDCPSNRMYASNFIPLVFYTLTVLGTIGNLWSLWVCLRPSQPWSIGSIGVLNLALCDLAYLMSMGPWAVYISSDYHWKIGHSLCVVVKILYFGGLTSSTMFICAISTDRFLAIVFPLESRMIRTPRNSALVSLLLWAITGLLIYFSYPNILYWVRKDGIQVCGAVVISRFRTTEATYNLLSYYSIQVSVPLFLIIPSYVKIISRMKQSRQQWGPGNIQGLDKTIWLIAVFIANFLVCWVPGQLLHIIACIIFFSLDHCKNACWVAWVVNLLSESSQILYCFNACLDPLIFHMQQGHCELVVLANWVRKVLHVRKKHDLEGPSEDPPSVIQLHGGSKDRTTQTQNSKTMKK, from the coding sequence ATGTCAGGAGTAAACAACAGTTCTTATTGGGCTTTGAACTGCACCAACCCCAGAGATTTGGCCCTTCCTTTGGTTCCCTACATGGACTGTCCCTCCAACCGCATGTACGCTTCCAACTTTATACCTCTTGTCTTTTACACACTTACCGTTCTTGGAACAATTGGAAACCTCTGGAGCCTGTGGGTTTGTCTGCGTCCATCCCAACCTTGGAGTATTGGATCCATAGGTGTCCTGAACCTGGCTCTGTGTGACCTTGCATATCTGATGTCTATGGGACCATGGGCTGTCTACATTAGCTCCGACTACCACTGGAAAATTGGCCATTCGCTCTGCGTGGTGGTGAAAATCCTATACTTCGGCGGTTTGACGTCTAGTACCATGTTCATCTGCGCCATCAGCACCGACCGCTTCCTTGCAATCGTCTTCCCTCTGGAGTCCCGGATGATCCGGACCCCTCGGAACAGCGCACTGGTTTCGCTTCTACTCTGGGCCATCACCGGCCTCTTGATCTACTTCAGTTATCCTAACATTCTATACTGGGTCAGGAAAGATGGCATCCAGGTGTGTGGAGCAGTGGTGATCTCCAGGTTCAGGACCACTGAAGCAACCTACAATCTTCTGTCCTATTACTCCATACAGGTTTCTGTCCCGTTGTTCCTCATCATTCCCTCCTATGTGAAGATAATTTCCCGGATGAAACAGTCACGGCAACAGTGGGGCCCGGGCAACATACAAGGCCTTGACAAGACCATCTGGCTGATTGCCGTTTTCATTGCCAATTTCCTGGTTTGTTGGGTGCCAGGGCAGCTGCTTCACATCATCGCCTGTATCATTTTCTTCAGTTTGGATCACTGCAAAAACGCTTGCTGGGTTGCATGGGTGGTCAACCTGCTCTCTGAATCCTCCCAGATACTCTACTGTTTTAATGCATGTCTTGATCCTTTAATTTTCCACATGCAGCAAGGACACTGTGAACTGGTTGTGTTGGCGAACTGGGTTAGAAAGGTCTTACACGTAAGAAAGAAACACGATTTGGAAGGACCTTCAGAGGACCCTCCCAGTGTGATCCAACTTCACGGTGGTTCCAAAGATCGAACGACCCAAACTCAAAATAGTAAAaccatgaaaaaataa